The sequence caaaactgaaaagaatgtcttctcaacatttttttttctaaagttaCACCTTAGATAGACTCTAATATAGAAGCTTGTAGAAGTAGCAAATCTGATAGCAAAAACATCACACCCACTGACTGATGGTGAGTTTATTGAGCAATGGATGGAAAGCGTGGCAGATACAATTTGTCCTGATTAAAATCCAGTTTTCTAACACTGGTTTGTCTCACCAGACTGTAGCCAGGTGAAGTGAAGAAACAGGAACATCTATCAAAAGAAATTTGGACAGTAGAATtgctaatttcaaattttaactTTTGGTGATAGATAAAGGTGCTGATGCTACAGCTATGGTTCAACTTGTTGTCATTTGAGGTATTATAACGAATATAATGTCACTGAAGAAATGGCTGCTTTGGTGCCACTAAAAGACACAACTCAATCTCTTGATTTGTATGAAGCTGTAGAAACTACATCGAAGtgattttctttaatctttgtCAACATATCTGGTACAGCTACTGATGAAACCTGGCAAtgtttggtaaaaaaaaaaaaaagagggactTAGAAAATTGATAGCAGGATGCTCTGAAAGCTGTGCCTTCTATTGGAGGCAGCACTGAttgttggtgggatggcagcagaggttgaaccttcccaccagtactccattattttttatttgctgtgtGACAAATCTGACAGAGTGGGGCACTCTGACagaatggtatctgacatggaagtgtggatgaatGACAGTggtgtcactgaactcctccacctggaaaaatggcacccactgacattcatcaatgcttgtgAAAAATGATAGAGATTTTTCTTTACCAAATAGTGTTACTTtgttctttgtagctgttgtcgTTTCCTTGAGAATAATTAGGAGGCATTCTGTCACGTGTcctctgctgccgtctgtcacatggaaacaaaatgaaataggaggcattatttttggagcaggcATTGTAGTCCAATTCAGTGCAGGACTAAATTCAGCTGATGTAAAAATCACACTTAAGTGCAGATGAACAATACATTTCTGACTTCAGTGTGAGTTTAAGGACAGAATGACACTCATGTCacccttctctttccctttctgccttGCATCGTGATGAATGCACGAGTGTGGCTTTTCATGGAGGTAGCGCTAGTTTATGCACGTATTGTCttttttacagagaaaacaCCAAATTTGAGTAAAACCCTCCTCTACTCTCAGTCCTCATAGCCTCTGGGTACTGCTACTTAGTGCCATTGAGCTCAGACGTACAGATGTGAAAAACTCTATCATCATATCCTTGGAACTgcaaagaggaagggaaagaaataaaaaggcttgagttttgaaatgctgatttttgtatttgtacaaaatactaatttttaaCTCACTGTTATCTTAGGTGACAGATCCAAAGCTGATTCAGCAGTGCATAGAAGAATGTGAAGCAAGAATAGAAATTGGACTTCACTACAACATCCCCTACCCAAGACCTGTGAGTATGTCTGTTCACCACAGGTGCACCTCGTTAGCTCCCCCTGACACTCAAATCATAAACCCATACTACTGTCATCATGCCACACATCCCACCTGTGTTCAGGTGCTCTGTTAAATCAGAGCCAGGTAAGCCAGGTGCATGCAGACACTCTCTCCCACTTGCTGTAAGTCAGCTTGTTTCCTCTCTAGGAGTCAAACCCCGCTGTTGTTGTGTGAGAGGAGTTCTGGGGACTGTCACTGTGTGAGCAGCTTCACTGCTCAATGGATTGCAGAGAAAGATGGTAATAGAATTAAATCCATTTGTTCATCTTTTCATGTAATAAGAGACTAGAACGGAATAAAACTATTTAATTACATTATATGTGTCATAGACCTAATCATTTTCATGGCCTGTGCTGCCTGTAACTATTCTCCTTGGCATAGATCAGGTCTTAGAAAACACCTTCCTGCCTTGCTGCTTCTTCTCACCTGTCCCTAGAGAAAAACCTGCCCAAGATGAGGGAAATTAGTGAAGGTGCAGCAATGTCATCTGTTGCACCATGCAGTATAGTTTCTTCAGTGTCCAGCTGTTCCTGTCGGCATTACTACACGCTGCCTCCCACACTGCCCTCCAAAGGCACTGCCTTTGTTCTCCTGCTGATTAGTTTACATTTTCACATCAAGAAATGTTACTTACCAAGGTGGTTGTGGTCCAAATTAATTTGCATCTTATTGGATGCTTGCCTAAAATACCTTCACTTTTAGCATGTCTTGCACATACAGCTTGCTCTTTTTCTCTACTATGCAGAATAACAGCGAGCATCTGGCAAGCTGTGATCCTAGAAAGGAGCATGAGAACATATGCTTTGCATCCATTTCAAACCCTTAAGGGGTGGTCCTGTATCAGTCCTCTCATATAAACTAAGCCATCAGTACCTTTATTACTATTTGCACCTAAAGCACTGTCTTAAAGGGTGAAGCTCCAGCAGCAATAGCATCTGCTGCTGACACTGACCTTTTTTCCATTGCTTGGGGCATACAGCTGTGTGACTCCCACTGTATAAGGACTGTcaggcagaggaggagctgTTACCTGTTGCCCCTTCAGCTTCTGGAACCAATGACACTGGCTGTGCATTTTTGTATGGTATATATGATGATGACAATAAGAAGGCAGTATTTCTAGACACAGATGTGGCTTGCTGGCTAGGTATGAGGAAAGCATACTGCTTTCAGACTTCTGCTCAGGAACTTAACAGGTTTTCTGTGTCTTGCTGTTTTGGAATACTGCTTGCAGATATACTTCAGCAGTGTTATTGTCACAATCTGATTGCAAATTGCAAACCAGAATTAACAAAACCCAATGTTTAAGGCCTCAGAGTCACACCACTGATCAATCCTCAGAGAGTTCTTTGCCCAGAAATCTAATAACCTGACTTCAAACAGAGTGGTTGCCCTCTTCAAAGTGTGAAGGAATTAttgaaaattcagtgaaatagtctgtgtatgtgtgttttttttctcttttttttttggtaacatCTCCTTTTGCACCTGACTGGtgggattttcttttccagatccATCTGCCTCCCATGGGTCTTACCCAGAAAAAAGGCCGTACGTTTCGACACCAAGAAAAGTTGAGGAAGATTTCTAAGCCAATATACCTGAAATCCCATGATGAAATTTCATAACCCATCATTTCAGAAGTGATGCATTGGGATTGTAGTGCAGGTGGTTTGTGTGTACAGCTGTGAATGAAGCTGTTCTGGTCACTTTCTCCCATATCACCTGAGGCCTCACCAGAAAGCCATGGATGTGATGCTCACGATGGCCAGGGCTGGGCTGGTATTTGCTGCAGTTCAGCCACTGACCAATCAATAAAAGTGGCACTTGGCAAGGAGTGAGGTGTGATACTTCAACATCAGTACAAATTACAACAGTTTTTCAAATCCTCTTAATCCATAGAAGGATTCTTCTGTTGTTTGGGGATTACATATGCTCAGTTATGATTCAGGGCAAGGgtcagcaaaaagaaatgtgcTGGTTTCATAGTACCTTTATGATGCAGTGTATTTTCTAAAGAGGCAGTAGCAAAGGGATGACAGGGATGaaagggatttctttttttgcagacTGCTCAGCAATAGCCCAGAGCCTTTGTGTCAGCTCCTTTCCCCCATCCTTTAGAGAGGAGGTGGATGTGAAATTCCATGTTTGGAATTCTGCTACGGAACAAAAAGCATAACACTCTGTGTTGGGTTCCTCTTATTCTCATGTAAAAACTAACTGCAGACTTTCCCCTCAGGGTATCGCCACTGGTGAAGCTTAAGCTAGTTGTGGAATCTCTGCCTTTTCACATGGTGAGCCTGCCAACAAAACTAGCATCTCAGCCTTCTCAGCAGATACTGCAGCGTTAGGTTTTAACCTAATATTGCAGATGGAATCACATCTTTAACAGTAAAAGAAACTTTTCAGTCTCCTAAGTTCAGAGAACACTgaccctggaagtgttcaaggaacatttggattttgtgttgagggatatggtttagtgagaactattggtgaccttgaagatcttttccaaccttggtgtttcaTGAATGGAAGTGAGATGACAGCTCTTTTTCCCTGGCCACGATTACTTTGGCTGTGTTTGAGCCCTCTGCTTCCCAGATCTCCAGAGGCAAGTTGGCAAAGCCTTCCCTGCTTCAGACTGGGACGAGTGATAAGGCCAAGTAGCCCACAAGAGCCACTCTGTGCTGGGAGACATCATGAGCACAGCCCACAGTTGCTTGAAGGACAAGAGGCATGAGCTACAGTTGCTCCAACCAGAAGTTAGTGGTGGCAACAAAGCACATTTGACCAATGCAGTGTGTATTACTTTCTATTAATGTGGGCAAAACTCaatgaaatctcattttctcagCTCTCCAACTCCTGAACTCTCCAAGTCCCAGCAGAAAGAAGATGACAGAGATATTCTTGTCTGCCTTAAAAATAGGTTTAAACTGATGACATGTGAAACAGAATGACGGGTCCCCCCAGGGAATGTGCttagaagaatgaaaaattacCATTTCAGGCAGGTGAGAAAGTGCAAGGGAACAAGGAGGAGAGCTGGTCAGTGTGATGGGCACTGCCCAGCCCCACTTCTGGCTACCCTTAATAGCTCCAGCCCACAAAGGTATATGTTCCCAGGTTGTTATTTCCTGGGAATGCCTCATGGAAGAAGAACCCTGCACTGAACATGTAGAACTGTTGTTCTGCCTGTCCATGTGGACTCTGCCAATTCCTACTGccaggaaaacacagaacagaacTCCCTTCATCTAGGAAGAGGGAGATGATGGAAGTCAGAGACAGTAAGAAATAATATGATTATACACTGCTTCATCCTTCACAAACACTGTTCTCCTGTCCTTAGTTCTGATACATCAGTGTAAGGAGATATTAGCTGAGCAAaccaaaatcacagaatcatagaatcaccaaggctggaaatgGTGGAGAGAGAAGGATTTTGAATGGAAGTTTAGGCACTTTCTTTGTCATGAAATTACAGCTCGAATCTTTTTAACAATTCGTATGGCTAACAAAATGTGACTCACCAGGCAAATAAATCGTGTAAACGAGCACTCTGAATTTACTGTCTGTGTTACAGTCACAACTCTTTCCTGAGTGAGCATCCATCCCAAAAATTGCAGACTACTTACATCAAATGGAAGTCACAGTATGAGTTTAGTTCTGAGAGGAAGGAGAACCAGCCTCaaaagtgctgtgctggggaggtCAGAGGAGGCAGATTTCTCAGCCAGCACTTGTATTAACTTCCAAGGGCCATGCAAACTGTGAAGAAATGTTCCTATGCATTAATTTCAATTGCAGGAAGATGCTGTCCTAAAATGCCTCCTAGTTCCTGAGAGTCTGTGATGCACTGGATTCCTGCACTTCTTCAACTCCCCCTTACTCTCCTTCCAGTAAATTCTGCCTGTTCCCTGTGCATCACTCTACTTGGAGGGTCTGAAAGCAGTTCACTTGAtgttatttctgaaggaaatttctgaaggaaagcTGAGCCAGCTGTCTGGACAACTCAGGTGAACAGGTCAGCAGGGCAGGTGTGGTTTGTGGGTACGACatctggccttgaatatctGAATGTCTTCTTTCTGGAAATCCTCATTCCACCAAGAGAAAGATTACAGGTAGCCAAGGACTTAGGAAATCAAACTGAGCACTAACGTTAGCAACATCAGTGCATCTCAGACATGGCATCCACTTACCTGGTGTGCCCCACACTCCATTTCTAGGGGTGAAAAAACTCTCCTTACACTGTGGCAGTGATATGATCTCTTCCAAGGGAAGCGTCACAGCAGTGAGAAGGAATAAGTCATCTGATGTATCCTAGTGATGCATGTTTGCTCCTGTAACACACTTAGATCCTGTTTATGGCCCCACTGCCTATCTGTCAGAACCAATGCCAGTAACATTCATCTTTTATCCACAGACAGAATGTCACTTACCTGATCGTACCTGTATGTTCAgtttcagaaatacaaattacAAGAGGGACCTTCAAGATCTGCACCTGTCACTAATATTTCTAATTATCCAAATATTCTAGCTTACAGGAGCTTGTCAGAAGAACCTGGGTCCTTTTTGCCTTCTCATTGTATCATTTTCTCTTCGTAACTCAACAAGTATAGAATCAGAGGCAGTACTTTCTACTTCTGAAACATCACTTTGTACAGAAAAGGTGTAAGAAAAAGTTTGGTCTCCTGAGAAAGTATTCTGGCCCTGCCTGTTGTGCAGCATCCCTCACTGAACTTCCCTCTGCTGTTTTTGAGGAAGGAATGCTTTCGTTCTGTAATGCCTGTATACAGTATTCCCTTATCTGCCTGGAGTTATTAGTAAGGCTGAGAATTtagattttcagaaattatagatatttttctcttctggtttGTAATAAGAGTTTCAAATTGAGAAATACTAAGCCTGCAGAGCCAGATATTCTGCTACTGTCATGGAATTTCATGGAATTTCAGCTGTCCACCTTTCCCATTTTCATAATGGAATTAAAGTCAGTCCAACTAATGGtcgtttttttgtttgtttttttttaaatgcatctcGGGCAAGAAAGATTGTGAACTCCAATGTCTAACATGTTtatcatgtttatttttcttcaggaaggTCAAGAGAAAGTTGGAAAGTTCATTTGAGTaatggacaagaagctggacatgagccagcagtgtgcgttTGCAGCCCggaggccaactgtgttctgggctgcattaaaaaggggtggccagcagggagagggaggtgattgtccccctctactcagctcttatgaggccccatctgcagtgctgcatccagggcctggggcccccagcacaggaatggctgtttacaaggatgagtggtgataggacaagggggaatggtttaaactgagccaggggaggtttaggttggatatgaggaggaagtttttcagccagagggtggtgaggcagtggaacaggttgccaaggaggctgtggatgccccatccctacaggcattcaaggccaggctggatgtggctctgggcagcctggtctgctggttggcgacctgcacatagcagggggttggaactggatgagcattgtgctcctttgcaaccgAGGACATTCTATGGTTCCATAATGGCAAGAATTGCAGAAGAATCTCTAGCAGTAAATTccactgcttttcctctgcgATAAAGGCAGCCCAGTACATTGCATACTTCTTCCAGATGTCAGTAATCATTAAGTAAAGCAACTCAGCTGCTCCTGACCCTCACAAAGGGGAACATGACAAAGTGGCTCCTCTAAAGAATTCCCTCTTTTCTAGATGTTTAGTTTATCTGTACAAAACCTTCATTTACATCTTTAAATATGTTCTCAGCCTGGAGAAACTCAGTCCTCCAGTTCTAAGTTCTTTTTTTCGGTGTTAAGAGCACAAAGTGAGTCACTGAGCCATGTAAGCTCAAGACTAGGTGGAgagcagagctccttcccagAGCAGTGATGATTCTGCTGCTCAGGGATGGGTCCAACTGGCGGCCAGCCGAGCGCTGAGCAGTTGGGCTGTGCCCAGAACCAACACATCTCTCACAGgaacattaaggttggaaaagacccctgagatcatctagtccaaccatccacctaccaccaatatagcccactaaaccatgtccttaagtaccacatctacacatttatTGAACACCACTAGGGATGCTGACGACACcccttccctgggcagtctgttccaatgcctaaacactttctgagaagaaattcttcctaatatccaaccatTTAATAATGGCATTTTAAAGTATGGCTGATGCTTGACTCAGCCTTCCAATAGCAGAGAAAATCAATGGGTGTAGGTAGGGAAGGTGACTATGTGCCTCTTGCCACCAGTCAGTTGCTGGAGTGAAAATTTGCCCCATTTACTCACAGATAAAATTCAGTCATACTTGAGCAGATAAGAGTCTGGAAGAACTAAGACTGGAAACCATCAGTCTCTGATGACCAACTTTGCCATTGAGGCTACAAGGCCTGCCAACAATTGCCCCTGAATCAGACCTAATGTATAGCAGCTTTATACCACTACAGCAAAGCTATGCTCTCCAAGTACACCATGCACTAACTGCTTAAACCGATGGCTTTGCTTGTAGAGTAGAATTACAATGGGGACTTTCGTTGTAGAGGTTAACACCTGCTAACATCCCTAACTGGCAGAAACGTGTGAATAGCTGCAATGCTGTAGAGAAGCAGCTGAAGTCAGAAAAATATCATAATATCATACAAACTT comes from Meleagris gallopavo isolate NT-WF06-2002-E0010 breed Aviagen turkey brand Nicholas breeding stock chromosome 16, Turkey_5.1, whole genome shotgun sequence and encodes:
- the LYRM1 gene encoding LYR motif-containing protein 1; protein product: MTAVTRQEVLGLYRKIFRIAKKWQSASGRAEETAAEKEYIIKEAKTLFRKNKDVTDPKLIQQCIEECEARIEIGLHYNIPYPRPIHLPPMGLTQKKGRTFRHQEKLRKISKPIYLKSHDEIS